The genome window TCTGATGAAGAAATGTTTAAAACCTTCAACATGGGTATTGGTATGATTTATGTTCTTCCTGAAAGTAATCTTTCTGAAATTACAAAAATATTCGAATCTGTTTTGATGGAAGACTTTTTCATTATTGGAGAAGTGAAATCGATAAACGATTCATACCAAAAAGTCAAAATCATTTTTTGAACAAATTTATTAGGAGCGATATACTGTGAAAAAGATAGTAATTTTAGCCTCAGGTAACGGGACAAATTTTGAAGCTATCTGTAAATATTTTTCAAACTCTTCCAAAATTAGTATAATTAAATTGATAACGGATAACAAAAAAGCTTACGTAATAGAAAGAGCAAAAAGATTGGGAATAGATTATGAAATAATTGACTATACCACTTTCAAATCAAAAAAAGAGTACAATGATTATCTTTTTGGCCGTTTAAAAGATCTAGATTCTGATCTAATAGTACTTGCAGGATACATGAAAATATTACCAGGCTACATCGTTAGATATTATGCCAATAGAATAATAAATATTCATCCTTCTCTTTTGCCAAAATATCCAGGATTACGTTCAATAGAAAGAGCATTTAATAATAAAGAAGAATATACAGGAATAACAATTCATTACGTAGAAGAGAAAGTTGATGATGGCAGAATCATATTACAAAAAGAGTTAAAAGTAGAAAAAAATTGGGATCTTGAAAAGTTGGAGGAAGAAATTCATAAGCTAGAGCATCAATATTATCCTAAAGTAGTTGAGGAACTTTTAAATAATTCTGATGAAAATTGATAGAGATCGGTGGGTGAGAAGCAGGGAAAAGGGAATTAAAGCATGTTTTTAGAGTTTCTAAAGACAATTTGGCAAAAATAACAAGGGAGGCATTAGAGTGATAAAAAGAGCATTGTTAAGTACTTACAAAAAAGATAAAGTAGTTGATTTTGCGCGAACTCTTCAAGAAGTTGAAATAGAGGTTATTTCAACAGGAGGAACCGCTAAGAAACTTCAAGACAATGGTATTGAAGTTACGCCCGTTGAAGAAATCACCAATTTTCCTGAGATATTAAATGGAAGAGTTAAAACTTTGAATCCTTTCATACATGGAGGGATTCTTGCAAGAAGAGAGAACGAACAAGATATGGAAACTCTCAAAAATTTAAATATAGAACCAATAGATCTTGTTTATGTTAACCTTTACCCATTTGTAGAAGAAGCTAAAAAAACTAATTTCGATCTAGATGAGTTGATTGAATTCATTGATATAGGTGGACCAACAATGATTAGATCTGCAGCAAAAAATTACAAAGATGTTATAGTTGTTGTAGATGAATCTGATTTGGAATATATATCAGCTAAATTAAAAAATAAAGAAGAATTTGATGAAAAATATCGAATGTACTTAGCTTCAAAAGCCTTTAATTTGACTGCCTTTTATGATAGCTGTATAAGTAATTATTTAAATGCTCAATTGAAAGATAAGGATGATTTTCAACAATTTTTAACGGTTCCATTTGAAAAAAGCTATCAAATGAGATATGGTGAAAATCCTCATCAAAGTGCCATTTTTTACAAAAATACTTTGAATAATGGGTCTATGACTTCATTTGATCAATTAAATGGGAAAGAGTTATCCTTTAACAATTTGAGAGACGCAGATTCTGCGTGGAAAGCAGTAAATGAATTTGAAGATATAGCATGTTGCTGTTTAAAGCACAGTTCTCCTTGCGGTATTGCCTTAGGAGATAGCATTTTAGAAGCATACAAAAAGGCTTATTCATGCGATCCTGTTTCAATATTCGGTGGGATAGTTGCTTTCAACAGGAAAGTTGATGTTGAAACTGCACTTGAGCTAAAAAAATTGTTTCTTGAGATAATAATGGCCCCAGAGTACGATGAAGTGGCTTTAGATATTTTAAAAAAGAAAAAGAATTTAAGAATTTTGAGAATGTCCTCTAAACCCATTGATACGTATGAATATGTATCTGTTGATGGTGGAATTCTTGTTCAGGAAGTTGATAAAGGGGTTATAAATGAATTTAAGGTTGTAACAGAAACTAAAGTTCCAGAAGAAATCAAGGAAGAGCTTTTGTTTGCATGGAAGGCGGTAAAGCACGTTAAATCAAATGCGATAGTTGTATCAAAAAACAAGGCTACCACAGGCATAGGACCTGGCCAACCCAACAGAGTATGGTCCGCTTTACAAGCTCTTGAAAGAAGTAAAGGGAAGGGTGGGGACGTTTTAGCTTCAGATGCCTTTTTCCCTTTTAGTGATGTAGTAGAAGCAGCAGCAGAATACGGAATAAAAGCGATAATCCAACCTGGAGGGTCAATCAGAGATGATGAGTCTATTCAGGCATGTAACAAATATGGAATAGCTATGATATTCACAGGAATGAGACATTTCAAACATATATAATTTTTTTAAATTTTTAATGTGAAAATCACCCATTTTTTGGTATACTATTAATGGGTGATTAGATGAATGTGAAAATCAAAAATCTTATTTTACTAGGAATAACAATTTTTTCTTTTTATTTTTTAAGAGCAGATTTTGAAAATGTTGCGCTAATAGATGCTTTGATGGTTATAGCGTTAACAGCTATTTCTGATAATATCAAGGTTTATTGGAATGACCGTAATAGGTTGGTTTCTAATACTGTGGGCTTTGTATATGCTTTTTTGTTGGGGCCTCAATATATTTTAATTTCATCTTTAGTTATTTTTTTCAGTAAGACCAAACATCCAGAAATCAGCAGGAAGTTATACAGGACTCTCGTGTTCTCCGCAAGCTATTCGTTATCCGCTTTGATTTCTTATAGATTCAGTCCCCTTCTTGCTATATTTTTATTTTTGACTATTTCTAAAATTATTAACAGCATTATAGTTGAAGGTAGAAAAGATTTCATTTTTTCAGTTTTTATGTATGAATATTTTTATTTTTTGAGTCTTTCACCTTTTTCTTATTTGTATTTATATTTTGAGTTTTCTCCTTTTAAGTACATGATAATTTCTGTGAATTTGTTGATATTGCTCCTCTTTTATCTGATAATTAAAACAAGGAACGATAAAAAAGATGAAATTTTGAGAACCCAAAGAATGAGAAAATTAAACGATGTGATTGTTAACTTTAGCAATGTCATTAGGCAACTCTCCTTGAAAGTACCCTCAGAGAAAATTCTCGATCAAATAGCTGAAATAATCCAGAAAAATATGGGTTACTCATATGTTCTTATCAGTTTGTTTAACTTTAAGAGTAATAAAGTTGAAAGAATAGCACAGCGGGGACTAAAAAAAGAAAAATATGAAAAAATTAAAACTCAAGAGGTTCCTATATCTGAAGTTCTAAAATTCATGGATGAAAAATATAATTATAAAGATACCTACTTTATTCCTCACGCTAATAAAATAAGCGAAACTTATACTTATCAACCTAGAGATGAAGTGAGTATAGATTATTTAGCAGATAATCAAAATTTGTGGGACCCTAATGATTTATTGTTGTTGGCTTTGCGAGAAGAAAGGAACAACATTATAGGATATATATCTCTGGATTCACCAGAAAATAATTTAAGACCGTCTAAATAAGAGTTGAACATTTTATCGGTTTTCGCTCAATTAGTTTCACTAGCGATGGAGCACTCACAAAAATTCATGGAGATTAAAGAACAAGCCGATAGAGATAGTTTAACGGGGCTTTTCAATCATTCTAAATTATTTTATGATTTGGAAAATTGCGAAAAGAATAAAGAAAATATTTGTGCAGTATTTATAGATTTGGACGATTTCAAGGATATAAACGACAAATATGGTCATAAGTTTGGTGACGAAATACTTGTAAAATTTTCTCAATTACTATTGAATACTGTCAGAAATAAAGACAGGGTTTATAGATATGGAGGAGATGAGTTTGTAATTTTATTTACTGATATTTCAAAAGACGTAGGGAAAAATATTATAGAAAGGCTCTATGCGGCAATAAGAAATTTTCAATCAAAGATCAGTTTTAGTGCAGGATTAAGTACTTGTGATGAAGTGATTAATAGTTATAAAGAGATCGTTGAAATTG of Petrotoga sibirica DSM 13575 contains these proteins:
- the purH gene encoding bifunctional phosphoribosylaminoimidazolecarboxamide formyltransferase/IMP cyclohydrolase — protein: MIKRALLSTYKKDKVVDFARTLQEVEIEVISTGGTAKKLQDNGIEVTPVEEITNFPEILNGRVKTLNPFIHGGILARRENEQDMETLKNLNIEPIDLVYVNLYPFVEEAKKTNFDLDELIEFIDIGGPTMIRSAAKNYKDVIVVVDESDLEYISAKLKNKEEFDEKYRMYLASKAFNLTAFYDSCISNYLNAQLKDKDDFQQFLTVPFEKSYQMRYGENPHQSAIFYKNTLNNGSMTSFDQLNGKELSFNNLRDADSAWKAVNEFEDIACCCLKHSSPCGIALGDSILEAYKKAYSCDPVSIFGGIVAFNRKVDVETALELKKLFLEIIMAPEYDEVALDILKKKKNLRILRMSSKPIDTYEYVSVDGGILVQEVDKGVINEFKVVTETKVPEEIKEELLFAWKAVKHVKSNAIVVSKNKATTGIGPGQPNRVWSALQALERSKGKGGDVLASDAFFPFSDVVEAAAEYGIKAIIQPGGSIRDDESIQACNKYGIAMIFTGMRHFKHI
- the purN gene encoding phosphoribosylglycinamide formyltransferase → MKKIVILASGNGTNFEAICKYFSNSSKISIIKLITDNKKAYVIERAKRLGIDYEIIDYTTFKSKKEYNDYLFGRLKDLDSDLIVLAGYMKILPGYIVRYYANRIINIHPSLLPKYPGLRSIERAFNNKEEYTGITIHYVEEKVDDGRIILQKELKVEKNWDLEKLEEEIHKLEHQYYPKVVEELLNNSDEN
- a CDS encoding GAF domain-containing protein, which encodes MNVKIKNLILLGITIFSFYFLRADFENVALIDALMVIALTAISDNIKVYWNDRNRLVSNTVGFVYAFLLGPQYILISSLVIFFSKTKHPEISRKLYRTLVFSASYSLSALISYRFSPLLAIFLFLTISKIINSIIVEGRKDFIFSVFMYEYFYFLSLSPFSYLYLYFEFSPFKYMIISVNLLILLLFYLIIKTRNDKKDEILRTQRMRKLNDVIVNFSNVIRQLSLKVPSEKILDQIAEIIQKNMGYSYVLISLFNFKSNKVERIAQRGLKKEKYEKIKTQEVPISEVLKFMDEKYNYKDTYFIPHANKISETYTYQPRDEVSIDYLADNQNLWDPNDLLLLALREERNNIIGYISLDSPENNLRPSK
- a CDS encoding GGDEF domain-containing protein, which translates into the protein MEIKEQADRDSLTGLFNHSKLFYDLENCEKNKENICAVFIDLDDFKDINDKYGHKFGDEILVKFSQLLLNTVRNKDRVYRYGGDEFVILFTDISKDVGKNIIERLYAAIRNFQSKISFSAGLSTCDEVINSYKEIVEIADRKMYLSKKQGKGSLRE